A genomic window from Mesorhizobium sp. 131-2-1 includes:
- the queA gene encoding tRNA preQ1(34) S-adenosylmethionine ribosyltransferase-isomerase QueA translates to MRVDLFDFDLPEARIALRPAEPRDSARMLVVRPGEGLSDRTVRDLPSLLKQGDVLVFNDTKVIPAQLKGIRRRGEAQAQVEATLHMRVAPDRWQAFMRPGKRIAAGDRIHFGHDANSCFLGRLDATVIEKGEAGEVLLGFDLSGPFLDEALHAVGHIPLPPYIASKRDDDERDRRDYQTIYAREEGAVAAPTAGLHFTPELFAALDAKGIERRFVTLHVGAGTFLPVKADDTADHKMHAETGSVSAETAQALNEAKARGGRIIAVGTTSLRLLESAATPDGRLAAWSGPTDIFITPGYRFRTADLLMTNFHLPRSTLFMLVSAFSGLETMRAAYAHAIDGSYRFYSYGDASLLYRAETSDGR, encoded by the coding sequence ATGCGCGTCGACCTCTTCGACTTCGACCTGCCGGAAGCGCGTATCGCGCTGCGTCCGGCCGAACCGCGCGACAGCGCCAGGATGTTGGTCGTCAGGCCGGGCGAAGGCCTGTCCGACCGCACGGTGCGTGACCTGCCGTCGCTGCTCAAGCAAGGCGACGTTCTCGTCTTCAACGACACCAAGGTCATTCCGGCGCAGCTCAAGGGCATCCGCAGGCGCGGCGAGGCACAGGCGCAAGTCGAGGCCACGCTGCATATGCGTGTGGCGCCGGACCGCTGGCAGGCCTTCATGCGGCCGGGCAAGCGCATCGCCGCGGGCGACCGCATCCATTTTGGCCATGACGCCAATTCCTGCTTTCTCGGCCGGCTCGACGCCACGGTGATCGAGAAGGGCGAGGCTGGCGAGGTGCTGCTTGGCTTCGACTTGTCCGGTCCGTTCCTCGACGAGGCGCTGCATGCGGTCGGCCACATCCCTTTGCCGCCCTACATCGCCTCCAAGCGCGACGACGACGAGCGCGACCGCCGCGACTACCAGACCATATACGCCAGGGAGGAGGGTGCCGTCGCCGCGCCCACCGCCGGGCTGCATTTCACGCCGGAGCTGTTCGCCGCACTGGACGCAAAAGGCATCGAGCGCCGCTTCGTAACCCTGCATGTCGGCGCCGGCACCTTCCTGCCGGTCAAGGCGGACGACACTGCCGACCACAAGATGCACGCCGAAACCGGCTCGGTCAGCGCCGAGACCGCTCAGGCACTCAACGAGGCCAAGGCGCGGGGAGGGCGGATCATCGCCGTCGGCACGACTTCGCTGCGCCTGCTGGAGAGTGCGGCCACGCCGGACGGCAGGCTCGCCGCCTGGTCGGGCCCAACCGATATCTTCATCACACCCGGCTACCGCTTTCGCACGGCCGACCTCCTGATGACCAATTTCCATCTGCCGCGCTCGACCCTGTTCATGCTGGTTTCGGCCTTCAGCGGACTGGAGACGATGCGTGCTGCCTATGCGCATGCCATCGACGGCAGCTACAGATTCTACTCCTACGGAGACGCAAGCCTGCTTTACCGGGCGGAGACGAGCGATGGACGATGA